One genomic window of Sulfuricella sp. includes the following:
- the rlmD gene encoding 23S rRNA (uracil(1939)-C(5))-methyltransferase RlmD — protein sequence MTVSIESLDHEGRGITHVDGKVIFIEGALPGEEVTYTVFKKKPSYEMATLKEVIRSSFMRVAPKCPHYGVCGGCSMQHLEESGQVAVKQRVLEDDLWHIGKVKAQSILQAIHGEAWGYRQRARISVKDMSRKKGKVLVGFHEKRSSFVVDMHCCEVLPPHISALIEPLGQLVGKLSIRDQLPQIEIALGQDVNVLVLRILEPLSPTDEDLLKAFADQHAVQFWTQTKGPDTVHPFYPLDAPALNYTLPEFGITMPFKPTEFTQVNPVINRLLVRRALALLDPRPGERIADLFCGLGNFTLPIARRGAMVVGVEGSAALVARAVSNAEYNGLAQMTEFRQADLFQATPESLAALGHFDKMLIDPPRDGAADVIKALEGKGPQRIVYISCNPSTLARDAALLVHDQGYTLKAAGVANMFPHTAHVESITLFEK from the coding sequence ATGACCGTTAGCATCGAATCCCTGGACCACGAAGGACGTGGCATTACGCACGTGGATGGCAAGGTGATTTTCATCGAAGGCGCGCTGCCGGGCGAGGAAGTCACCTATACCGTATTCAAGAAAAAACCCAGCTATGAAATGGCCACCCTGAAGGAAGTCATACGTTCAAGCTTCATGCGGGTGGCACCGAAATGCCCGCACTACGGCGTGTGCGGCGGCTGCAGCATGCAGCACCTGGAAGAATCCGGCCAGGTGGCGGTCAAACAGCGGGTGCTGGAAGACGACCTGTGGCACATCGGCAAGGTCAAGGCCCAGTCCATCCTGCAAGCCATCCATGGCGAAGCCTGGGGCTACCGCCAGCGCGCCAGGATTTCGGTGAAAGACATGTCGCGCAAGAAAGGCAAGGTTCTGGTGGGTTTCCATGAAAAACGCAGCAGCTTCGTGGTCGACATGCACTGCTGCGAAGTTCTGCCCCCGCACATCTCCGCCCTGATCGAGCCGCTGGGGCAACTGGTAGGGAAACTCTCCATCCGCGACCAGTTGCCACAGATCGAAATCGCCCTTGGACAGGACGTGAACGTGCTGGTATTGCGGATTCTTGAGCCGCTTTCACCCACTGATGAAGATTTGCTCAAGGCCTTTGCGGATCAGCATGCCGTCCAGTTCTGGACCCAGACCAAGGGACCGGACACAGTACACCCCTTCTACCCGCTGGATGCACCAGCCCTGAATTACACCCTGCCCGAATTCGGCATCACCATGCCATTCAAGCCCACCGAATTCACCCAGGTCAACCCGGTCATCAACCGCCTGCTGGTACGCCGCGCCCTTGCCCTGCTCGACCCCCGGCCGGGTGAGCGGATCGCCGACCTGTTCTGCGGCCTGGGCAATTTCACCCTGCCCATCGCCCGGCGCGGAGCAATGGTTGTCGGCGTGGAGGGCAGCGCCGCCCTGGTGGCCCGCGCCGTGTCGAACGCCGAATATAACGGCCTGGCGCAGATGACAGAATTCAGACAGGCGGACCTGTTTCAGGCCACCCCGGAAAGCCTGGCCGCACTCGGCCATTTCGACAAGATGCTGATCGACCCGCCACGCGACGGCGCAGCGGATGTAATCAAGGCGCTGGAGGGCAAAGGCCCGCAACGCATCGTGTATATCTCCTGCAATCCATCCACCCTGGCACGCGATGCCGCCCTGCTGGTGCATGATCAGGGCTATACGCTAAAAGCTGCGGGCGTGGCCAACATGTTTCCGCATACTGCGCATGTCGAATCCATCACGCTGTTCGAAAAATAA
- a CDS encoding YdbL family protein has protein sequence MKTITRLSSWLFLFALWWSPLALAAADLEINTPAITSLKNVMQQRHGDLASFYASGAVGLTRDGLVAVRDPAAAPLAQRQAMNSLVAAENQDRKALYREIARANGHPEWEEEVRSTFAQRWISKAASGWWFQSPSGAWTQK, from the coding sequence ATGAAAACCATCACCCGCCTTTCTTCCTGGCTGTTTCTATTCGCCCTGTGGTGGTCCCCGCTGGCTCTGGCCGCCGCCGACCTGGAAATCAACACCCCCGCCATCACCAGTCTGAAAAATGTCATGCAGCAGCGCCATGGCGATCTGGCGAGCTTCTACGCCAGCGGCGCGGTGGGCCTGACGCGCGACGGGCTGGTTGCAGTGCGTGACCCTGCCGCCGCGCCACTGGCCCAGCGGCAGGCGATGAATTCGCTGGTCGCGGCGGAAAACCAGGACCGCAAGGCGCTGTATCGCGAAATCGCGCGCGCCAACGGCCACCCGGAATGGGAAGAGGAAGTGCGTTCGACTTTCGCCCAGCGCTGGATCAGCAAGGCCGCTTCCGGCTGGTGGTTCCAGAGCCCGAGCGGCGCGTGGACACAAAAGTGA
- a CDS encoding S49 family peptidase: MSDPDNWERKTLEKLAFSALQEQRRSRHWGIFFKLLTFIYLLVLLALAMGWMDHGEISRSGKHTAVVDLHGVIGIGADTNAERVINGLQSAFKDKNTQGVILRINSPGGSPVQAGYINDEIRRLRAKYPNTPLYAVVEDICASGGYYVAAATDKIFVDKASIVGSIGVIMDSFGFTGTMDKLGVERRLLAAGENKGFLDPFSPANPKQEEYAKEMLGEIHNQFIQVVRQGRGKRLKETPEMFSGLVWSGEKSIQLGLADELGSAEYVAREIIKAEEMMDYTPQEGFAERIAQKFGAATARSWLAPLSSSSVSLR; encoded by the coding sequence ATGTCCGATCCCGACAACTGGGAACGTAAAACCCTTGAAAAACTAGCCTTCTCCGCGCTGCAGGAACAACGCCGCTCGCGCCACTGGGGGATTTTTTTCAAGCTGCTGACTTTCATCTACCTGCTTGTACTGCTGGCGCTGGCCATGGGCTGGATGGATCATGGTGAAATATCCCGCTCCGGCAAACATACCGCTGTCGTGGACCTGCACGGCGTCATCGGCATCGGCGCGGACACCAATGCCGAAAGGGTGATCAATGGTTTGCAGTCCGCGTTCAAGGACAAAAATACCCAGGGCGTTATTCTGCGCATCAACAGTCCAGGTGGCAGCCCGGTGCAGGCCGGCTACATCAATGACGAAATTCGCCGCCTGCGCGCCAAATACCCCAACACACCGCTGTATGCAGTGGTGGAGGATATTTGCGCATCGGGTGGATATTACGTAGCCGCAGCCACGGACAAGATTTTTGTCGACAAGGCCAGCATTGTTGGCTCGATCGGCGTCATCATGGACAGCTTCGGCTTCACCGGCACCATGGACAAACTGGGCGTCGAGCGCCGCCTGCTGGCAGCGGGAGAAAACAAGGGCTTCCTCGACCCATTCTCCCCAGCCAACCCCAAACAGGAAGAGTACGCCAAGGAGATGCTGGGCGAGATTCACAACCAGTTCATTCAGGTCGTGCGCCAGGGCCGGGGCAAGCGCCTCAAGGAAACGCCGGAGATGTTCAGCGGCCTGGTCTGGAGTGGTGAAAAAAGCATCCAGCTCGGCCTGGCAGATGAATTGGGCAGCGCCGAATATGTTGCGCGTGAAATCATCAAGGCCGAGGAGATGATGGATTACACACCGCAGGAAGGTTTTGCCGAGCGCATAGCTCAAAAGTTTGGCGCGGCCACGGCCAGAAGCTGGCTTGCCCCACTCTCATCCAGTTCAGTCAGTTTGCGTTAA
- a CDS encoding polyprenyl synthetase family protein, whose product METVLGELLPAPELAPRRLHQAMRYVALDGGKRVRPLLAFAAGELSGAPLERVETVAAAVELIHVYSLVHDDLPCMDNDDLRRGKPTCHVQFDEATALLVGDSLQSLAFQLVAERTIAHSPSLQLEMVRLLALAAGSRGMAGGQAIDLDSVGKALDQTELEFMHIHKTGALIRAAVLLGAHCGDGVESGQLEAVNHYAKCIGLAFQVVDDILDVEASTATLGKTAGKDAENNKPTYVSILGLAAARDLAEELHRNALSALVEFGDRATRLVQLADFVIRRQS is encoded by the coding sequence ATGGAGACAGTGCTGGGCGAGCTTCTTCCTGCGCCGGAGCTGGCTCCCCGGCGCCTTCATCAGGCCATGCGTTATGTTGCTCTGGATGGGGGCAAGCGGGTACGGCCGCTACTGGCTTTTGCTGCGGGCGAGTTGAGTGGAGCTCCGCTGGAACGAGTTGAAACCGTAGCCGCGGCGGTGGAATTGATTCATGTTTATTCGCTGGTGCATGATGATCTGCCGTGTATGGATAACGACGACCTGCGGCGTGGAAAACCGACCTGCCATGTGCAGTTTGATGAAGCCACTGCGCTGCTGGTGGGGGATAGTCTGCAAAGCCTGGCTTTTCAGCTCGTGGCAGAGCGCACGATTGCTCATAGCCCTTCCCTGCAGCTCGAAATGGTCCGGCTGCTGGCGCTTGCTGCCGGTTCGCGCGGCATGGCGGGCGGACAGGCGATCGATCTCGATTCGGTGGGTAAGGCTCTTGACCAGACCGAACTTGAGTTCATGCATATCCACAAGACGGGTGCCCTGATTCGGGCTGCCGTGCTGCTTGGGGCGCATTGCGGTGATGGCGTTGAGTCCGGACAGCTGGAAGCGGTTAATCATTATGCCAAATGTATCGGGCTGGCCTTCCAGGTGGTGGATGACATTCTTGATGTGGAGGCCAGCACCGCCACCCTGGGCAAGACTGCCGGCAAGGACGCGGAAAACAACAAGCCGACCTATGTCAGCATCCTGGGGCTCGCCGCCGCGCGCGATCTGGCTGAGGAGTTGCACCGGAATGCGCTCTCTGCCCTGGTGGAATTCGGTGACCGGGCCACAAGGCTGGTGCAACTGGCTGATTTCGTCATACGGCGCCAGTCCTGA
- a CDS encoding VanZ family protein — protein sequence MVYRTTWLAIGWVLIFLIAYTSLIPSPPAPMRFPHADKLEHLIAYIALMGWFCQIYSVRSQRLYLALACVAFGGIIELLQGWSGYRSADWLDLLADSLGVALGWTLNTTPLQFLLTRFDARLASNHDR from the coding sequence ATGGTTTACCGCACGACATGGCTGGCTATCGGCTGGGTGCTCATTTTCCTGATCGCCTACACCTCACTCATCCCCTCGCCGCCCGCGCCCATGCGATTTCCCCATGCCGACAAGCTGGAACACCTGATCGCCTACATCGCACTGATGGGCTGGTTCTGCCAGATTTATTCCGTTCGCTCCCAGCGTCTCTATCTGGCCCTTGCCTGCGTTGCCTTCGGCGGGATCATCGAGCTGCTGCAAGGCTGGAGCGGCTACCGTTCCGCCGACTGGCTGGACTTGCTGGCCGACAGCCTGGGCGTTGCGCTTGGCTGGACACTTAACACCACCCCCTTACAATTTCTATTGACCCGTTTTGACGCGAGATTGGCATCAAATCATGACCGTTAG
- a CDS encoding HAD-IA family hydrolase, whose protein sequence is MPKQFDLLVFDWDGTLMDSAATIVASIQAASRDIGADEPSEAAARHIIGLGLNEAIAALFPDMKATDYGRLAERYRVHFMAQDAEIPLFAGADEAIQELHAEGFLLAVATGKGRRGLDRVLDHTGLRPYFHATRCADESFSKPHPQMLQELMERLGTSPDKTLMIGDTSHDLQMAVNAGVPCLGAAYGAHPREGLVGFAPLACADTFGELRQWLRENA, encoded by the coding sequence ATGCCGAAACAATTTGATCTTCTGGTTTTTGACTGGGATGGCACCCTGATGGACTCGGCCGCCACCATCGTGGCCTCGATCCAGGCTGCCAGCCGGGATATCGGCGCAGACGAACCCAGCGAAGCTGCGGCGCGCCATATTATCGGTCTGGGCTTGAATGAAGCAATTGCCGCCCTGTTCCCCGACATGAAAGCGACGGATTATGGCCGTCTGGCCGAACGCTACCGCGTTCATTTCATGGCCCAGGATGCTGAAATACCGCTCTTTGCAGGCGCTGACGAAGCCATTCAGGAACTCCATGCAGAGGGCTTCCTGCTCGCCGTCGCCACCGGCAAAGGCCGCCGCGGACTTGACCGGGTGCTCGACCATACCGGCCTGAGACCATATTTCCATGCCACCCGCTGCGCTGACGAAAGCTTTTCCAAACCGCATCCCCAGATGTTGCAGGAACTGATGGAACGATTGGGCACCTCTCCTGACAAAACCCTCATGATCGGCGATACCAGTCACGACCTGCAGATGGCTGTCAACGCCGGGGTTCCCTGCCTGGGCGCAGCTTATGGCGCCCATCCAAGAGAAGGCCTGGTGGGATTTGCCCCCCTTGCCTGCGCCGACACTTTCGGCGAATTGCGTCAATGGCTGCGCGAAAACGCATGA
- a CDS encoding RluA family pseudouridine synthase has protein sequence MNELGKNSVAMVTIGEDGEGQRIDNYLLKRLKGVPKSHVYRILRKGEVRANKKRVDATYRLALGDMLRIPPVQMARREPVNPQPVSARLASCTIFEDSALLVINKPSGMAVHGGSGISRGVIEQLRLERPELKFLELAHRLDRETSGVLLLAKKRSALVKLHEAMREGGRASEGGMDKFYYALVKGAWPDERRHVKLPLFKYLTAEGERRVCVREDGQASHTIFSLKKRWQDFSLLEAELKTGRTHQIRVHLAHLGFPIAGDDKYGDFPLNKELQRKGLKRMFLHAHKAVIRHPISGEQLTLEALLPQELEKFLSSLDKQDDAETI, from the coding sequence ATGAATGAATTGGGCAAAAATTCCGTCGCCATGGTCACCATAGGCGAAGACGGCGAAGGTCAGCGCATCGATAACTACCTGCTGAAGCGGCTCAAGGGTGTTCCCAAAAGCCATGTTTACCGGATCTTGCGCAAGGGGGAGGTGCGCGCCAACAAGAAACGCGTCGATGCTACTTATCGGCTGGCTCTGGGCGATATGCTGCGCATTCCGCCGGTGCAGATGGCACGGCGCGAACCCGTCAACCCTCAGCCCGTCAGCGCCAGGCTGGCATCCTGCACCATCTTCGAGGATAGCGCCCTGCTGGTGATCAACAAACCCTCCGGCATGGCCGTGCATGGCGGCAGCGGCATCAGCCGTGGCGTCATTGAACAGCTCCGCCTGGAGCGCCCCGAACTCAAGTTTCTCGAACTGGCTCACCGTCTTGACCGGGAAACATCCGGCGTGCTGCTGCTGGCAAAAAAGCGTAGCGCCCTGGTCAAACTGCACGAAGCCATGCGCGAAGGAGGGCGCGCGAGCGAGGGCGGAATGGACAAGTTTTATTACGCACTGGTCAAGGGTGCCTGGCCAGACGAACGCCGCCACGTAAAACTCCCGCTGTTCAAATATCTGACTGCGGAAGGCGAGCGCCGCGTCTGTGTGCGCGAAGACGGCCAGGCCTCGCATACCATCTTCAGCCTGAAAAAACGCTGGCAGGATTTCAGTCTGCTCGAGGCCGAGCTCAAGACCGGGCGCACGCACCAGATCCGCGTTCATCTCGCCCACCTCGGCTTTCCCATCGCTGGCGACGACAAGTACGGCGACTTCCCTCTGAACAAGGAATTGCAGCGCAAAGGCTTGAAACGCATGTTCCTGCACGCACATAAGGCGGTAATCCGGCACCCGATCAGCGGCGAGCAACTTACCCTCGAAGCACTGCTACCGCAGGAACTGGAAAAATTCTTGAGCTCTCTGGACAAGCAAGACGATGCCGAAACAATTTGA
- a CDS encoding Rne/Rng family ribonuclease, producing the protein MKRMLFNATQAEELRVAIVDGQKLIDLDIESAGKEQRKSNIYKGVITRIEPSLEAAFIDYGTDRHGFLPFKEVARSFFKLPEGVEPSKARIQDALKEGQELIVQVEKDERGNKGAALTTFISLAGRYLVLMPNNPRGGGVSRRIEGEDREELRETMSQLEVPAGMSIIARTAGIGRTLEELQWDMNYLLQLWRAIEGASTIQNGAFLIYQEGSLVIRAIRDYFQPDIGEILIDTADVHEQAVQFMSHVMPNNVGKVKLYSDDVPLFSRFQIEHQIETAFSREVSLPSGGAIVIDHTEALVSVDVNSARATRGSDIEQTAFNTNLEASDEIGRQLRLRDLGGLVVIDFIDMESQKNQREVENRLRDALHHDRARVQMGKISRFGLLELSRQRLQPSLGETSHIPCPRCHGTGHIRGAESSALHILRILQEEAMKENSSAIHAQVPVDVATFLLNEKRADIYGIESRHKVSVVLIPNIHLETPHYSIVRLRNEDVVEDAPPSYKMVELPAEAAETDIQSQEAKPPRPQAAVRGITPAQPAPTRPEPVLETPSIFGKIKGWLQKLGTAKEEVPVEKPKAPAQRARRPERGPREPRQGQEQGGRGQEQGGGRGQQRRGGSQGENRGERGERSENRDRGERGEGRGGLKKELAAKAERVVPQASVVVEKGPQQAVAVGEAGTEGRGKRNRRGGRRERERREEGRPVSDAPAESVEENSAVIASAVMVEQAIAPLVAEQAVAPSTVETVVPVAVSAEIEPVQPEATLVVDEPKTAEPEIAVPEAEAEVEIQAPAVIASEAPSPVVAAPVEHSAEPVSTLQQVETAAATAAVEADAEQAAKPRSPRRRRRPAAAVPESTEGGLVQVETRAERLQRLEAASTEEAVSGPAKRRPARAKQVTEESPQPLMQVETRKSETV; encoded by the coding sequence ATGAAACGCATGCTGTTCAACGCAACTCAGGCTGAGGAGTTGCGCGTAGCGATTGTCGATGGTCAGAAACTGATTGATCTCGATATCGAATCAGCCGGAAAAGAACAACGCAAAAGCAATATCTACAAGGGTGTCATCACCCGCATCGAACCTTCCCTGGAAGCGGCTTTTATTGACTATGGCACGGACCGTCACGGTTTTCTGCCATTCAAGGAAGTCGCGCGCAGTTTCTTCAAGCTCCCGGAAGGCGTGGAACCCTCCAAGGCACGTATTCAGGATGCGCTGAAAGAGGGCCAGGAACTCATCGTTCAGGTCGAGAAAGATGAGCGTGGCAACAAGGGCGCCGCGCTGACCACCTTCATCAGCCTGGCTGGCCGCTATCTGGTCCTGATGCCCAACAACCCCCGTGGCGGTGGCGTATCGCGCCGTATCGAGGGTGAAGACCGCGAAGAATTGCGCGAAACCATGTCTCAACTGGAAGTGCCTGCCGGCATGAGCATCATCGCTCGCACTGCTGGCATTGGCCGCACCCTCGAAGAACTGCAATGGGACATGAATTATCTGCTCCAGTTGTGGCGCGCCATTGAAGGGGCTTCCACCATACAGAACGGCGCTTTCCTGATTTATCAGGAAGGGAGCCTGGTGATTCGTGCCATTCGCGACTATTTCCAGCCGGATATTGGCGAGATACTGATCGACACTGCCGATGTGCACGAGCAGGCGGTGCAGTTCATGAGTCACGTCATGCCCAACAACGTGGGCAAGGTCAAACTTTACTCCGACGATGTGCCGCTATTCTCCCGTTTCCAGATCGAACACCAGATCGAAACCGCATTCTCGCGAGAAGTTTCCCTGCCCTCCGGCGGTGCCATCGTGATCGATCACACCGAGGCGCTGGTCTCGGTGGATGTCAACTCCGCTCGTGCCACCCGCGGTTCGGACATCGAGCAGACCGCATTCAATACCAATCTTGAAGCGTCGGACGAAATCGGTCGCCAGCTGCGTCTGCGTGACCTTGGCGGTCTGGTCGTGATCGATTTCATCGACATGGAAAGCCAGAAAAACCAGCGCGAAGTCGAAAACCGCCTGCGCGATGCATTGCATCACGACCGTGCACGGGTGCAGATGGGCAAGATTTCCCGTTTCGGCCTGCTCGAACTGTCACGCCAGCGTCTGCAGCCTTCGCTGGGTGAAACAAGCCATATCCCATGTCCGCGCTGCCACGGCACCGGCCATATCCGTGGGGCCGAATCGTCCGCCCTGCACATTCTGCGCATCCTGCAGGAAGAGGCGATGAAGGAGAACAGCTCCGCCATCCACGCTCAGGTTCCGGTGGATGTTGCAACTTTCCTGCTCAACGAGAAGCGTGCCGACATCTACGGCATCGAATCGCGCCACAAGGTCAGCGTGGTGCTGATTCCCAATATTCATCTTGAGACGCCGCATTATTCGATCGTGCGCTTGCGTAATGAAGATGTCGTCGAAGATGCGCCACCCAGCTACAAGATGGTCGAGTTGCCAGCTGAGGCCGCAGAGACTGATATTCAGTCACAGGAAGCCAAGCCGCCGCGTCCGCAGGCCGCGGTTCGCGGTATCACACCGGCTCAGCCGGCCCCGACACGTCCGGAGCCGGTACTCGAGACGCCATCTATTTTTGGCAAGATCAAGGGGTGGCTGCAAAAACTGGGTACAGCCAAGGAAGAAGTGCCCGTCGAGAAACCCAAGGCGCCAGCCCAGCGTGCGCGCCGTCCGGAGCGTGGCCCGCGCGAGCCGCGTCAGGGCCAGGAGCAGGGCGGCCGTGGTCAGGAGCAGGGCGGCGGCCGTGGCCAGCAGCGCCGGGGCGGAAGCCAGGGTGAAAATCGCGGTGAACGGGGTGAACGCAGTGAGAATCGCGATCGTGGTGAGCGCGGCGAAGGGCGCGGCGGCCTGAAAAAAGAACTGGCAGCCAAAGCTGAACGTGTTGTGCCGCAGGCATCCGTAGTCGTGGAAAAGGGACCTCAGCAGGCCGTGGCCGTTGGCGAAGCCGGAACAGAGGGGCGCGGCAAGCGTAACCGCCGCGGCGGACGGCGCGAGCGCGAACGGCGTGAGGAGGGGCGCCCGGTCAGTGATGCTCCGGCTGAATCCGTAGAAGAAAATAGTGCGGTGATTGCCTCTGCTGTAATGGTGGAACAAGCCATTGCGCCGCTTGTGGCAGAACAGGCAGTGGCTCCTTCCACGGTTGAAACCGTTGTGCCGGTGGCTGTGTCCGCGGAAATTGAGCCAGTGCAGCCCGAAGCAACGCTTGTCGTGGATGAGCCCAAAACCGCAGAGCCGGAAATAGCCGTTCCTGAAGCCGAGGCCGAAGTGGAGATTCAGGCGCCTGCGGTTATTGCATCCGAAGCCCCGAGCCCGGTAGTTGCGGCCCCGGTGGAACATTCGGCTGAACCGGTTTCGACACTGCAGCAGGTCGAAACCGCGGCGGCAACTGCCGCAGTCGAAGCGGACGCCGAACAAGCGGCAAAACCCCGTTCGCCGCGTCGCCGCCGCCGCCCTGCAGCAGCGGTACCGGAGAGCACTGAGGGCGGTCTGGTTCAGGTTGAAACCCGTGCCGAGCGTCTTCAGCGGCTGGAGGCCGCGAGCACTGAGGAAGCCGTTTCCGGGCCAGCAAAGCGGCGTCCTGCTCGTGCCAAGCAAGTCACGGAGGAGTCTCCGCAGCCGCTCATGCAGGTGGAAACGCGCAAATCAGAAACGGTGTAG
- a CDS encoding exodeoxyribonuclease VII small subunit produces the protein MTKPTKIAPPKNFESALSELEQVVAAMEVGQMPLEQSLTSYQRGMELLKYCQATLQDAQQQVKILEAGSLNDFNVDGGNSSVNE, from the coding sequence ATGACCAAACCTACTAAAATAGCTCCGCCGAAAAACTTCGAAAGCGCCCTGTCCGAACTGGAACAGGTTGTCGCTGCCATGGAGGTGGGCCAGATGCCGCTGGAACAGTCCCTGACTTCATACCAGCGCGGCATGGAACTGCTCAAGTACTGTCAGGCTACACTTCAGGATGCGCAGCAGCAGGTAAAGATTCTAGAGGCGGGTTCCCTGAACGATTTCAACGTGGATGGCGGCAATTCAAGTGTTAACGAATAA
- a CDS encoding 3'-5' exonuclease, whose protein sequence is MTPTLVFDIETVPDIAGLRALHNLSADTPDAQVAEIAFQQRRQATGGDFLQHHLHRVVAISCTLRERDSFRVWSLGSAEDSEAEIIRRFFEGIEKYTPQLVSWNGGGFDLPVLHYRALMHGIQAPRYWDMGEDDREFKWNNYISRYHTRHLDLMDLIALYQPRANAPLDQIAQLCGFPGKLGMDGSKVWDAFQRGEIMVIRNYCETDVVNTYLVFLRFQLMRGVLTPAQYQEESSLVRSQLEKIDAAHWREFLDAWAA, encoded by the coding sequence ATGACCCCTACCCTCGTTTTCGACATCGAAACAGTTCCTGACATTGCAGGGCTACGCGCGCTTCACAACCTGAGTGCGGACACCCCGGACGCTCAGGTGGCGGAAATCGCTTTCCAGCAAAGGCGACAAGCCACCGGCGGCGACTTCCTGCAGCACCACCTGCATCGCGTGGTTGCCATCTCCTGTACCCTGCGCGAGCGCGACAGCTTTCGCGTGTGGAGCTTGGGTAGCGCGGAGGACAGTGAAGCCGAAATCATCCGGCGCTTCTTCGAAGGCATCGAAAAATACACCCCGCAACTGGTGTCGTGGAACGGCGGCGGCTTCGACCTGCCGGTGCTGCACTACCGCGCCCTGATGCACGGCATCCAGGCGCCGCGCTACTGGGACATGGGCGAGGACGACCGCGAGTTCAAGTGGAACAACTACATCAGCCGCTACCACACCCGCCATCTCGACCTGATGGATCTGATCGCGCTCTACCAGCCGCGCGCCAACGCGCCGCTCGACCAGATCGCCCAGCTGTGCGGATTCCCGGGCAAACTGGGGATGGATGGCTCAAAAGTATGGGACGCTTTCCAGCGCGGCGAAATCATGGTCATCCGTAATTACTGCGAGACCGATGTGGTCAACACTTATCTGGTATTCCTGCGCTTCCAGCTGATGCGCGGCGTGCTCACACCCGCTCAATACCAGGAAGAATCCAGCCTGGTTCGCAGCCAGCTGGAAAAAATCGATGCCGCCCATTGGCGCGAATTCCTGGATGCCTGGGCCGCCTGA